The window ACAAAATTCACACCACCAATTTGTTTCACGTActataaaataatcaaaattctaTTTTAAATTGTCAAACTCAAAAAGTTCATTTTCAAGAGATGCAGTAAAAGAGTCTCTATTATAACAAAATGTACCGTCACTCTTTAAATTTAGATAAAATGTTTGTTAGAATAAAGATTGTTATTGAAGATGAAAAGTTAAACTGAGTAGCTAAAATAGTTTGTGACACGCTCAAGTTACTAGTTTtacaaatttagaattttttttaaagatgctCTAAGAGCCAGAAGCGCTATGGAGCAAAAAAAGTGATTTGATGCTAATGGGCTTCAAAGCCTCACAACTTGGACTTGGGCTCATAGTGTTTAACGGGTCTAACACCAAAATCTTGCTAATTAATATTGAGCCGAAACATTAGAATACAATAATTCGTGACATACATAGTTCAATTACGCGATGAAGAATTCAAGAAAATTAAGTGAGTAATTCAAGCCGGTTAAAAGACAATGTGTACTATAAGCTTAATTATATTGAGTTCCATGGTTGTAACTTGGTCTCAGCTTGGCATTGCCATTAAAAAATTGGCTTTTCGAGAAGGTAATTGTTGAGATGGATCTGTGACATTGTTGAGAGCATAACCATTTTGCATATTGGCTTTGCAAAATATAGGCTTATGGCCTTTGGAACCAGATCTTCTCCTGAGCTTAGGAGGTTGAGTCTCCTGAGCAAATCACACgggctgttgaaatttgatccaatagctgcagttattataatttttagaggggccccttgtttgtagtcgttggatcaaatttcaacagcctGGATCCTTTGCTAAGGAGGCTCGGCCTCCTAAGCTTGGGAGAGGATATTTTGTTGAAAGGTTGGGCTTCATTTAACCTTTTACGGTTGTATATTTTGTTGAATGGTTGTAACTTTTGGTTAAAAGACATGATGatatttatgttttgaaaattCTAAATAGAAGACAAATCTTTTGGGTCAACACTATTAAGAAAGATCGTATATCTTCAACTAAAATAAAAGGACTCGATGAACGGATGCTTTGATGCCTATAAATACTTATTGTGGCATAATGTTTCACACACAATTTCATAAATTTGTTTCTACATTACttgctctcttctctctccatcacattcatacaatttctttctagttatttctaagAGAATATAATTCGGTTTTGCTAATCGAATATTCCATACTTTGTTGTATCATGTAAGTGATTTGCTAAGAACcctttagcaaactcattcgagtaggggcaaataacactttaaggaaacgattcaagtcgtacctcaaagtcatcattcggattattctttatatttctaCATTTAATCTAACATGAACGATTAAGCAAGATGAACTATACATAAAGGCCTGATCATTGGTCTACCAAAGTAGCTTTATTCTCCTTCCACTCACGCAGATTGTGAGAATCAAGAGTCCGGAGTTTAGTCATCAAATTGAGTAGCCTACTTCGGAGTCTCCCCTTGGGTGTCCGGCTCATTTGCTCTCTTACCAACAGGGACATTCAGAATGGCTAGCTGACAGAACTGCGAAGATTGGCCTGCATCATCAAGGACTGCCAACTATGCTCTGGAGCCTCCTCTACCAGTTGCCTGTGAGGGTTTTTCCCTATATAGCCAGGTCAAACAAGGGAAACATTAATTGTCACTTACTACTCAAAACACTCTCaagttctctttttctttcttacaaCAGCCTAGCTCTCTTGACAAGCAAACCCACAACTGAAGTAGCCTTCCAGGCTTCCACCATCTGCTTAAAGAAAGCTGTCTCATTTTTATTGACAGATTTTTCTTCTCTCAGCCTATTTCCACTTATTTCATAACCAAAACTAGAGGTTCAAGTTTGATAGAGAGATCTAAGCCAAGAAATACCTGGAGTAAGTGTTAGTTGTTGGCTTTTATAGTTTGAAACATGGTGAATCATGTAAGTATCTGTGTGTTGTTAGCTTTGCTTCCATGTATGTTTCAAAATTTCTGAGGTACTTTGTTATTAAGGTCTGATTCAGTTCAGTTGCCTCCTTTAACATTTGAACCTCTTTCGATTATTGATTTGGATACCATTGATTTTGTTTCTTCGTTTAAAGTGTTTGTAATCGAACATTGAATAGTATATGAAATTACGGTTGATTCAGTTTGTCTAAATCATAGTGTTTATGTCAATTAATTCTTATTGTTTTGAGTACATGTCGACTGCAAGCGTGACTTCGAATTCTTATCAAAATTATAGAAATTATCAAGGGAAACATATTCATTGTACAAGAATATGTATTTATTCAAGTGTCAGAGCATCTCCAATAAGCTTCCAAATGAAAACCGCCATAATCTCTTACCACACCCCCACCCACCATGAGATGTTCTCCCAACCCTCGCCTTCCCCCTAGACCGTAGCTCATAATCCATCTCTTTTGTCTTGTACTTTTATTTATATTCATCATGATGAGCTTTATTTACCCTCCAAGTACTAAATTCTAAAAAAGCCCTTGACCTTGCGCTTTTCAACTCCTAGTTTACGCAATCATATTCCTATTACAATACTAACTGCAATAAATACTGAATTGTTTCCATTTTTATACCAAATCATTattaattcattttcatttccaaGCATATCATCGCCATTAATTCTTAGAACTAAGTACAAATTAAATAGTCCCACCAGGCAAATGGTAGTTGGGACTTTCAATTGATGTGTAAATGGAGAGAGTGTAGCCCTTTCatattttgatgaatttgagagagaatgtGTTGTTAAGTCTTAAGTGGAAAAAATAGCAGAAGAGGCTAAACGATGTGCTATTTCAGGAAGCATGAGCCAAGAGCCAAGACGTATCCTCATCTTCTTGCCCTCTTGCTTTTCATTGAAGGGATCGACTATCACAAGGGCATCACCTCTAAAAATGGACTCACCTCCATTATAATATCTCCATACAAAATTCACATCGTCAATTTGTTTCACGTActataaaataatcaaaattctaTTTTAAATTGCCAAACTcaaaaaattcattttcaagATATGCAGTAAAAGAGTCTCTATTATAACAAAATGTACCGTCACTCTTTAAATTtagataaaaaatttgttaGAATAAAGAGTgttattaaaaatgaaaagttaaACTGAATAGCTAAAATAGTTTGTGACACGCTCAAGTTACTAGTTTtacaaaaatttagaatttctttAAAGATGCTCTAAGAGCCAGAAGCGCTATGGGGCAAAAAAAGTGATTTGGTGCTAATGGGCTTCAAAGCCTCACGACTTGGACTTGGGCTCAGAGTGCTTAACGGGTCTAACACCAAAATCTTGCTAATTAATATTGAGCCGAAACATTAGAGTACAATAATTTGCGACATACATAGTTCAATAGCGCGATGAAGAATTCAAGAAAATTAAGCGAGTAATTCAAGCCAGTTAAAAGACAATGTGTACTATAAGCTTAATTATATTGAGTTCCATGGTTGTAACTTGGTCTCAGCTTGGCATTGCCATTAGAAATTGGCTTTTTGAGAAGGTAATTGTTGAGATGGATCTGTGACATTGTTGAGAGCATAACCATTTTGCATATTGGCTTTGCAAAATATAGGCTTATGGCCTCCTGAACCAGATGCCCTCCTGAGCTTAGGAGGCTAAGCCTCTTGAGCAAATCATacgggccgttgaaatttgatccaacggctgcaattattataacttttagaggggcccctatttgtagccgttaaatcaaatatcaacatCCTTGATCCTTTGCTCAGGAGGCTCAGCCTCTTAAGCTCAGGAAAGGATCCGATTCCATGGCCTTCATCTTATAGAGATATCCATTTGGATCCTTCTGTTGTgctcaaattattatttttgtcttgacctatttggtcattattttttgaaacaaaatttgaggttttctttcaaaaataataaacaatataGAGGGTAATTTAAGTTTTTATAAGTCatttcaaggtttttttttttaaattttataattggaTCATATTTTTCTAAACGTTAAtctattttaatatggtaatttATGTGTGTGCACCATTAACACTGAAATTATATGGGATaaaccaaaataatatttttaatacaaACACAAATGATACTAGGAGAAGGTGGGACCAAACCTAGAATCTCACCAACTGAGATAAAGTCATTTACAAAATAACCAAAGTGATTGGCGCATTTTTACTTATTTGGAATGGGGCAAATGATGAAATGAATAAAAAGTGATGAATACGAAAGAGAATGAATTTGAATGAGATTAATTACTCTCCTAAATCAATTTAAATTCATAGTTTTTGGGTATTGGCTAATGGATTGTAACAAGAAAGCCACATATTTCATATGTGTTAGTACACGTAGAAGAAGTCAAGAATCGAAATAATTCAACTACCCTTATATGCATAGTAGTTGGAAAATACTcgcgctttttttttttttttttttcatatatactctaagtttatatatataaaatatgtgACCTTGTTTGTGGTCTAATATCTTAACCTATATGGTGTTGGGTTTTCACCCATACGTCCTAGGTtcaaaactcttcccccctTAAATAATTTTCCTTGTTCAAACTCTCCCCTACTCCCCAATAatagttaattaaaaaatatatatgaactaTATTGTCCACCCATATTACCTCTAGCCCCTAGACCGTCATACAAGAAAATTTGCTTGATGGGAAGATGAGAATTAGCAATATGGTAAAGCAAATAAAGTCTCACTCAAAGGAGAACAGTTTATATAAAACGAATTTACCATTACGCGACATTTCTATTTGATAATAAATTATCATATAAAGAAAAACTTGTACAAATTTATCATCGAACAAAACACATCATATTATAGTGACCCCATTCCATACGAGTCATTCTTGACTCAAGAAAGACCCATCCAGAGATTAcgaagtacaaaaaaaaaaaaaacggaaacCGAAAAGTTGGAAAGCAACATCAAAGGGAGAAATGCATGACGCATGGAGGCGCGTGGGTTATCAGCCCAAATGGCGAGTTGCCCTCTCTCACCTCATTTATACCAAATCTCTTATTTTTGGcaattcttttattatttcttttccttttctgttttctttactCGGATGCcacttttcctctctctctctctctctctctctctctctctctctctccctatcCGTTTCATAAGTTTTTTGTTGTGAATCCTCGTCTCTCTCcttcactcactctctctctctctctctctagaaacaaGTTCCCTGGATAAAATTAGTGTCTTTGGGTTTTGCCTCCTCTGTGAAATACAATGAGCAACCCGGAAGAAGAGAGCGCTTCAAACATGCAGTCTGTTTTCTCAGGTCACTATTCCCACTTTATATTTtcccattatttttcttctttttatcatTATATGTGGTGGGTTTTACTCTTTTGCAATTGATTTCTTAGTTTTATTTACTTTACGATTGTTTCCCCAATGTATGTTGCCAAGTGCCTGATTTTTTGGATAATTATGCATTTTTCATAATGCAGGTATTATGTATATGCTGATGATTCAGGTTATAATTTTTctggggttttgggtttttttcttcttcttttttttttattttttttatttatatatatatatatatatatattttttaaataatcagaCATGGCTGTTTGTTCTTGCTAGAAGGTATTTATGGAGACACTGGGTAGATTGACTAATGGCAGCAACCAGCATTGCCTATTGAACAACTTTGTTTGCCCTTGGAGAATTATGACTCATTGATGTTGTCTGTTTTGTCTTGAGTTGTTTTTCGATAAGTTTTGTAGACTCGGAATCTTAATGGGGTTTTGGGATGAGGTTTATGTATCTATGGGAACGGCGGCTAAAATAGTAGTCTGTTTGTCAGTTTCAAATCACTGTTTTCCGTCGATATATCTGAGATATGCGGCACTATATCTCGTAAAAAACAGTTGTGATCTGGGACTGGGAGCTGCTTGTTTGCTATGAATGAACAGCATGTGTCATGGGGGGTTTGTAGCTCGTGTTGTACAAAATATTCTACCTACGCGAAGGTCAGAGTTTGAGCCTCTCCCTTTGGTTTCCTTTGTGCCAAAAGGAATCAGAATCCTTATGGGAACAACATGTTGGCAAAGTCTGCCATATCCAAGGGCCTATATCAGGTTCAAGCCTGTTGGTGTcctgtaattattaaaaataactTGGGAAAAGAAGAAACAACGAATGATTGAACAAATTTAGAGAAAACCAAATAGATACGTTAATGAGTTATTTGGCAGTAGGCTCAGTTGTGGCCTTATTATTTCCTATGTACTTTTTCAGAGCATGAGTGTTATTACCGGgtgatttttgttgatttacATCAACGCCCAGGATAAACTATGAACCTGAATTGTAGATTGTCCTTTGTGCATACTAGTTTCCAGCGGTTTTGTTTAACATTTTTCCGGTTACAGATAATCTTTATTATCTACTTGTGTTATAAAACATCAGACATCTGAATTTGAGTTTTGacattagttttcttatttcCACAGGTTTCGTACTTGACCCTGAAAAATGTAGCAGCCTAAGCttgggagaaaagagagagctAGTTCGTCAGATTGCCCAATGGTCAAAAGATGCCCCAGAGATTCTAAGTTCCTTTACTCGTAGGGAGCTTCTTGAAATTATCTGTGCCGAGATGGGTAAAGAGAGGAAGTACAGAGGATATTCAAAACATCTTATGATACAGCAGCTTCTGAAGGTAATTGAATTGAATTCTAAGAGCAATACTAACAGTAATCCTGAAGTTGCTCCTGCCAAAAATCAAActggaaagaaaaggaaaagggaagctTCCTTTCAACCTCTTTCTGATCCAGGTCATGTTTCTCCGGTGACGACTAAAGAAGGAAATCTTAAAACCCAAGTCTGTCAGAATGTAGCATGCAGAGCTACTTTCCAGTCAGAGCAGTCTTTTTGCAAAAGATGTTCTTGCTGCATCTGTCATCTTTTTGATGAGAACAAGGATCCTAGTCTATGGTTAACCTGTGGCTCTGGTACTGTTGATGAGAATGGTCCATGTGGAATGTCATGCCATCTGGAATGTGCTCTAATGCATGAAAAATCTGGCATTATCAAGAATGGTTGCTATCCAGAATTGGATGGAAGCTTCTATTGCGTTGCTTGCGGAAAGGTTAATGATTTAATGAGGTAAGAAATATTATTTAAGCACCTGTGAAAATTTAAGTCTCAATTACTTACTCTTTAACGGCATAGGTAACGTGTGGTGTTAGGATGCTAGTCGTGTATATCTTGGTCAGTACAGAGTCCCAACCTAGAAAAACCAATTGCCTATTTATCATCTTTAAAGACATGTACAGGTGTTGCGTTTGTGTGCCTCTGCACGCACAAAGGTATGTGGACTGCTACATATCTGGCTGCTACAGTTATAAGCAGCGGCCATTGAACACCTACAGAATCTACCAAGATGAGTATGCTATCTACTGACATGTGTTGACCCCGACATAATAATAAGATAAGCGAACCATGTTTACTAGATGTCAAGCTCAGCCATCAGAGTATTTACGGAGATGTCTAAAATGCATACCTACTATAGTTTCTGAGAGTGAATCTCCCTTAggttgtttttggtttgcaGAATGTctgggataagaaaggaagtcTCAGGGAAATTGTATATCTGGCGTTTTTGCAACCATAATTTAATATAGGAAATGGCACACTTTCTACAGCAGGAAATGAAAGATGTGGGTTATGATAATTCCTTCGAAATATATAGAAACAACCTTTTTTTGTTGCGTCACCTGTTTACGTTTTCACTGGTAATATTTCTTCTTACAAGCTATTCCGAGAAAATTTAAATCAATCCACAACAAACTGAAAACTAGAAGCATAACAGTTAAACTAACAATTTATTCTGAGGAAGTATTTTCATTGATACAAACGTAGCCAATGGTTGGCTGGGATGAGGTTGAGAATTCATGTTATTTGACCTAAATCtggaatgaaaaatatttcacttttCTTCAATTGCCAAATAGAAGTGTTGGCTAATTAGATGGTTGATTTTGTTTACAGAACCTGGAGAAAACAATTGATGATTGCAAAGGAGGCTAGAAGAGTGGATGCACTGTGTCTACGAATTTCTCTATCTTACAAAATTCTTTTAGGAACGGAAAAATACCGAAACCTGCAGAACACTGTAGAAACTGCCATGAAAAAACTGAACAAAGAAGTAGGGCCACTGGAACAGGTATGTGCAAAGATGGCACGTGGAATTGTTAACAGGCTCTCTTGTGGTGCTGAAGTTCAGAAGTTGTGCAATTCTGCAGTGGAGTCGTTTGACTCAATGTTTTCTGATCCTTGCCCTGTCCCTGCAGAAAAGGAAGAGCACGCAAGTAAGttattgtttctttgttttcaataatttgAAGTCCGCATTCACATATGCAGCATCTCAAATAAAAACAGCTCCTGAAATTTCATTTTATATGGGTTACATCTGACCCTCTGAATACGGTAGGAAATGAAAACTATTGGCTGGTACCATCACTCTAGTTAGCCAAGTTATAACCaattaatatatatgtatttgtttCACTGATGTTGCTTAATAACTCTATTGTATCAGCTTGCCGCATCCAGTTTGAAGACTCGTCCCCGACTTCTGTTGTCATTGTGCTAGAATATGAGGACCAACTTTTTAACAACTTTTTGGGGTGCAGGCTGTGGTATCGTAAGTTTGATGCGAAGGATTACCCCGACCAACCCTCTTTCATTGTTTTGCGGCCTGAGAAGAAATTTACCATCACCAATCTCCATCCCTCATCTGAATATTTCTGCAAGGTTTCTCTGTTTAGCAACTCAGGAATATTGGGTGTTTGGGAAGCTAAATGGGTCACACCTGCATCGTATGATAGCTCTGTTGTGTCAGAGAAAAAGCGAAGGGAAGAGAATGTAGTAGTTGTTCAAAACCATTCCCAAGCTGAATCAACCAATTCTAGTGACATCAAATTAGCTTCTGGAGACCATCCCGCGAATCTTCAATTATCAGATGGCGTTGACAAGAACAAGAGCAAAAGTCTCTACTCACTGCCTCCTTTAACTGAAACTGTTGCTTTGATCAAAGATGCAGTTTCTCCATTGACACCTTGTAAATCTAACGGAATGCGCAAAGTACCAGTTTTCAGATGTGCAAAGCGAGCAGAGGAAAGTGATTACGACTACTCTGTGAGAGCAATCAAATGGTTAGAGCACGAGGGCCACGTAGATGAAGATTTTAGAGTAAAATTTCTGACTTGGTTCAGTCTGAAAGCAAATGTGCAAGAACGAAGGGTGGTCAAAGTATTCGTGGATACCTTCATTGACGATCCATCAAGCTTGGCCGGCCAGCTCATTCACAGCTTCGTGGATAAGATTTGCTGCCAGCAAAAGGAAGACCAATTTCTCAGCGTGGGTCTTCCACAAGGTTGTGCCATTAAATTTTGAACAAGGGGATCGGTTTTACTCGAAAAGTTTAGTAGTAGGTAGGACATGGTTTAGAATGTAGGTcttattttttccttctttttttatcttttggttGAAGAAATGTAGGATTTTCAGGGAGACaggaaacataaataaaaattatacaaaagcATGAAGGTCCTTGTCCAAGAAGAAACTTGTTCGGTTTGGGTCGACTTCAACTAGTGTTAAATTTTCAGCTTCAGAAGGATCATATGCAATGTCGCCGTATTTCACACAAAATGGAGCGTTCTCTGCAGCATCATTCTGGAAACGAAACCGAGCTTTCTCATCATCTGCATCTTTCGAATAAGCCCAATTCTCCTCCTTATGAACTTGGTTGTGAAGAATAACGCCCCCCTTGCCAACACTAATGAAGCCTGCACATTCATCAACAACATAAATCCAAAACAAGATTACGAGTCTATTGTTGCAGCACAAGGATGTTGCGCGATGAAGATCAAACGGATTGGAGTGCATCAAAGTGCAGCTCGGATTCAAGTGCACAAGTTCTAAGTTTGAAGCTTTAAAGATTATGTGCTATTTGTAATAGACGGCTAGAATTATAACATTTAAACAATGGAGAGGGTGTCATTTGTCCTAATTTTTGTTAGTGTTTTAAGTTGTCCCGTGTAGAGCATGCACGTGAGCTCCTACCCGAGCTGAGGGTAACCGAAATAGGCGCCTGCATAGGGCTCCcaattgttttaaaatatatatagatatataaatttttactatttaaattcaataaaaaaaaaaagaaaaaaaaatatagtattaggcaataatataatttttcataaaaagaattttactgttttcttttttatcctCACCCACATGTAAGTTGTAACTATAGTTTATTCTTTCAAATctaattagaatttaaaaatcaaaatgtCAATCTTTTTTCTTGATACAGCCCAATCGCTTTCTCTCTTGACTTATTTCTAGAGTTAAGAATCTAGAGAGAAACTTTACCGAAGGAAATAAATCGGGCAATATAAGTGTTGAAATATCTGAGACAAATAGATGGTTGTTtcttgaatgcatgggttgcttATAGAATTTTGTTAACCATATCAGTTACAGTTGCCTCTACAGAAAgatgtttttcaaaattaaagttgatcaAATCTTATTTTCGATCAATTATGTCACATGAAAGATTGAATGGATAAACTTTTTCAtcaattgaaaaagaattggttgaaaactagattatgtaaacttaattaGGATATTTGCGTCTAAAAACGCAAGacgtataatattttaataatgtttgtatatcttttttcttttgatattaatttttaatgatgtTTGATATAGAAATAGACTGTTTCATGTATTTAgcaaattctttttttatacatattAATGTGCAAAAGATCGAGGGTCAAAGAACTCTAGGACCTCACTTCGAAGGCTCATCCAAATTCTCAGGGCCGGCCCTGTTTGGATCACCACaatatacgtgtgtgtgtgaatCCATTTGAGGATGTAATCGAATCCAAGGGAGAATTCAAGACAACAACGTACTCTCCAAGCCTTCACCACCATTGCTGGTCCGAGTGTTCTTCATTTTTCGAGAAAACCAATttcataaattcataaaaacTCACTAAAACAACATCTATGACCTAAATTATGAGTCTGCAGATTTACTAATTACCCGGCTTGCGACTTGGCTGAGAGATTTCGTCATTGGTGTGTTTGGGAGGTCGTAGTTCCAGTAAAGTTGAGGTGGTGGTAAAGGTAAGGAAGCAGCATGGCTTCCCACCAGTGCGAGCTGCATGCAACAATTGAGCATGGTCAAATTAAGTGATGAACTTAGTAATTAAATATATGAGATCAAACTAAAATCACGAGTCCGGCTTTCGTGGTGAAATATGAAGTAAACATACAAGGGAGTATCCTCTTACCaatcctatcacaaaataactCAAATTAATTATGAAATGTGTGATTTTTTACGCTAGTGAATCATACGATAGTGGCTAGAGAGAGACTAAAATGAATTTATGAGTCTTCCCAGCTAgttccctttaaaaaaaaaaaaaattatggaatgTGTATTGAAATAATAGAAGTATTAGTTACCGTGGATTGTTTTAAATGGTATACATAGTTaattaggaaaattaatgaaaaatgcttgaaaactttgaattttaatgataaggacaaaataaagggtaaagtgaatagtaccagtattgactttttagtgtaaaaatgtggtttttcgttaaagtaaatagtatcgtGAGCTTTTCGTTGAAACTCTCTAGTTAATTAGGAGTATTTTTaggaagaaaacaaataatataCATCGTACAATAACACACTTTTGCAAACTAGCAAATAATTGTTCAATCGTAGATATCGTGCATGCACTTTCCTTTAAACCTTTGGTCGTTTTAAacttccaaaaaataaaaagacagaAGCTATTTTCTTATAGTTTTGTAAGTTTTTGTCACTTAATTTAAAATTGGCTTCTTACATTTCTTGTTAAAATGAATGCAAAGTCTACACAATAGGGTTAATGAGAATCAAGTTAACTGTTTTTGTCTTCAAGTAAAGTTACAAATAA of the Pyrus communis chromosome 1, drPyrComm1.1, whole genome shotgun sequence genome contains:
- the LOC137729241 gene encoding VIN3-like protein 2, with protein sequence MSNPEEESASNMQSVFSGFVLDPEKCSSLSLGEKRELVRQIAQWSKDAPEILSSFTRRELLEIICAEMGKERKYRGYSKHLMIQQLLKVIELNSKSNTNSNPEVAPAKNQTGKKRKREASFQPLSDPGHVSPVTTKEGNLKTQVCQNVACRATFQSEQSFCKRCSCCICHLFDENKDPSLWLTCGSGTVDENGPCGMSCHLECALMHEKSGIIKNGCYPELDGSFYCVACGKVNDLMRTWRKQLMIAKEARRVDALCLRISLSYKILLGTEKYRNLQNTVETAMKKLNKEVGPLEQVCAKMARGIVNRLSCGAEVQKLCNSAVESFDSMFSDPCPVPAEKEEHATCRIQFEDSSPTSVVIVLEYEDQLFNNFLGCRLWYRKFDAKDYPDQPSFIVLRPEKKFTITNLHPSSEYFCKVSLFSNSGILGVWEAKWVTPASYDSSVVSEKKRREENVVVVQNHSQAESTNSSDIKLASGDHPANLQLSDGVDKNKSKSLYSLPPLTETVALIKDAVSPLTPCKSNGMRKVPVFRCAKRAEESDYDYSVRAIKWLEHEGHVDEDFRVKFLTWFSLKANVQERRVVKVFVDTFIDDPSSLAGQLIHSFVDKICCQQKEDQFLSVGLPQGCAIKF